The sequence TCTCGTCATCGAAGACAAGCACGCCGAAGATGATTTCGTGCTTAATGGCGATGGGTTCCATATTTTTGTCGACCCGTTCTCCGCGCAATACATCTCGGGAGTCACCATTGACTACGTCACCTCCATGCAGGGATCAGGATTCACCTTCAAGAATCCCAACTCAACGGGCGGCTGCGGCTGCGGTAGCTCGTTTACCGCGTAGTCCTGTTCCAAGAAACGCGAACGCATCGAGGGCGGTGAAATGAGAACCAATTTCACCGCCCTCGATTTTTTTGTCATGATCGTTTATCTGGCCGGCACTACCGCCCTCGGAGTGTGGCTGGGCCGCGGCCAGAAGGACGCGAAGGATTACTTTGTCGCCGGCAAGACGATACCGTGGTGGGCCATTCTGTTCTCGGTCGTCGCGACCGAGACGAGCGCCCTCACCTTCATTTCGATCCCAGGGCTGGCATACGTTACCAACCTTGGCTTTCTGCAGATCGCCGCCGGATACCTTCTCGGCAGAATCGTCGTCGCCTACACGCTGCTTCCGCGCTACTACAACGGCGAGCTCGTAACCGCCTACGCTTTGCTCGAGCGCCGGTTCGGATTGGCGACCCGCCGCTTCGCTTCGACCGTTTTCATGTTCACCCGCGCATTCGGAGATTCGGTGCGGGTGTTTGCGACCGCCATACCGATTGCTCTGATCATCGGACCGGCAGTGCCGCAACAGTACGTCACTCCAATTTCGATTCTGATTCTTGGCGTTCTCACCTTGTTCTATACCTGGCACGGTGGAATGCGTGCTGTGGTCTGGACGGATGTCGTCCAGACGGCCGTGTACGTTGGCGGTGGCCTGGCGGCGCTGGTGCTTCTCGGCCGCGGAGTAGACGGGGGCTGGTCTTCGATCCTCTCGACGGTTGGCAGCGTCGGCAAGCTCGACGCAGTGGACACGTATATGGGCTTCGACAGGCCTACAACACTTTTCGCCGGCTTGCTCGGCGGCGCCTTCCTTTCGATGGCCTCACATGGGGCTGATCAGCTCATCGTACAGCGGCTCCTCGCTTCGTCGAGCCTGAAAGACGCGCGCAAGGCGCTCATCGGCAGCGGAATCGCCGTGTTCATCCAGTTCGGATTGTTTCTGATGATCGGACTCGGATTGTTTGCGTACTATCAGGGACGCAAGTTCGCGGTTCCGGATTCCATTTTCCCGACGTTCGTCGTCGAAGTAATGCCCCCCGGCCTCACCGGCCTCGTGGTCGCTGCAATTCTCGCGGCGTCGATGAGCACGCTATCCGGCTCTATCAATTCTCTAGCTGCCGCTACCGTGCACGACATCTGGCTGCCGTTGAGCAAGAGAGCTGTCGACGAGAAGCGAACGCTTCGCCTTGCCCGGGCCTTTTCACTTGTCTGGGGAGTAATTCTTCTCACTGCAGCCCTTCTATACCGCCAACAGGGCACACCGGTAGTGGTAGTGGCGCTCTCGATCGCGTCGTTCACTTACGGAGCTCTACTCGGGGGCTTCTTTCTGGGGATCCTCTGGCGGCGGGCAATGCAGAGAGATGCTATTACGGGTATGGCCACCGCGATCTTCGTGATGACGTTTATCGTGTTTGCCAAGCCGTTACTTCCGCTGCTGCCCTCGCTTTCCGGGATTCTTGTTCCGTTCACGAAGATCGCCTGGCCCTGGTATGTCCTTATCGGTACGTCCATCACCCTGGCGGTCGGAATCCTTTCGTCATACACGCATGGCGATCGTGAGCGGCACGCGGATGATTAGCTGGAACCCTCACGTTGGTGTCTGACAACGACGGGCAGGGATCGGTCGCGTCGGTGGCGAATGATATCGAGCTGGAAGCCTGGCCCTGATGGCTGATATTGTAGCAGGAGTAGATGGCGGCGGGACAAAAACGCATGCGATCGTTGCTGGCTTCGATGGAGAGGCAGTGGGTGAAGCCATCGGGCCGGGCTCTGCCACCGGGCCCGGCCGCGCCGAGCGTTCTGCCCAGAGCATCGGTGAAACCGTACGCAGCGCAATGGCTGCGGCTGGAGAACCCGAGGGAAGAGCTAGAATACTCGTGGCCGGCGTTGCCGGAGCCGGCCGGGCGAATGAGGCTCGGGCGTTGCGCGACGCGCTGGAGGACCTTGACGTTGCGGATGAAATCGCTGTCGTCGGCGATGGCGAGATCGCGCTCACCGATGCTTTCGACGGACGGGCTGGAATCATTCTCATCGCCGGCACTGGCTCGATTGCTTATGGACGGAGTCCGTCCAACACGATCGCCCGTTGCGGAGGCTGGGGTCCGGCGT is a genomic window of Gemmatimonadaceae bacterium containing:
- a CDS encoding sodium:solute symporter, with amino-acid sequence MRTNFTALDFFVMIVYLAGTTALGVWLGRGQKDAKDYFVAGKTIPWWAILFSVVATETSALTFISIPGLAYVTNLGFLQIAAGYLLGRIVVAYTLLPRYYNGELVTAYALLERRFGLATRRFASTVFMFTRAFGDSVRVFATAIPIALIIGPAVPQQYVTPISILILGVLTLFYTWHGGMRAVVWTDVVQTAVYVGGGLAALVLLGRGVDGGWSSILSTVGSVGKLDAVDTYMGFDRPTTLFAGLLGGAFLSMASHGADQLIVQRLLASSSLKDARKALIGSGIAVFIQFGLFLMIGLGLFAYYQGRKFAVPDSIFPTFVVEVMPPGLTGLVVAAILAASMSTLSGSINSLAAATVHDIWLPLSKRAVDEKRTLRLARAFSLVWGVILLTAALLYRQQGTPVVVVALSIASFTYGALLGGFFLGILWRRAMQRDAITGMATAIFVMTFIVFAKPLLPLLPSLSGILVPFTKIAWPWYVLIGTSITLAVGILSSYTHGDRERHADD
- a CDS encoding iron-sulfur cluster assembly accessory protein; protein product: MSTSTTSDIDLTVTPNAAVEVKKFMDAEGVTGVEGGLRVSVQSGGCSGFKYSLVIEDKHAEDDFVLNGDGFHIFVDPFSAQYISGVTIDYVTSMQGSGFTFKNPNSTGGCGCGSSFTA